One region of Pseudobdellovibrionaceae bacterium genomic DNA includes:
- a CDS encoding ATP-binding cassette domain-containing protein, translating into MSPRPVLFDLQDITLSYQGKPALHHFSTTFRQGEMWAVLGPNGSGKSTLLRILAGELTHWEGRLERADLRSRQIGYLGQTALLNQDLPVTVWDVVSQGLAPEMSFGLWMSGRRAASVHARIATALEAMALTDLRDRVWTHLSGGQRQRALIARLLVQDADVLLLDEPMNSLDEASQLRLLELLGELNAAGKTVICILHDEKLAARFFPLTLLMQARSSEKTSPTEVRA; encoded by the coding sequence ATGAGCCCCCGCCCCGTCCTTTTCGACCTTCAAGACATCACCCTCTCCTACCAAGGAAAACCGGCGCTTCACCATTTCTCGACGACGTTCCGGCAGGGCGAAATGTGGGCGGTCCTCGGACCCAACGGCTCCGGCAAAAGTACATTGCTACGGATCTTGGCCGGTGAACTCACGCACTGGGAGGGGCGACTGGAACGCGCGGACCTTCGGTCCCGACAGATCGGATATCTCGGACAAACCGCGCTTCTGAATCAAGACCTGCCCGTCACCGTTTGGGACGTCGTCAGCCAGGGCCTTGCTCCCGAGATGAGTTTCGGATTGTGGATGAGTGGGCGTCGCGCGGCATCGGTCCACGCACGCATCGCCACCGCGCTGGAAGCCATGGCGCTGACCGACTTGCGCGACCGCGTCTGGACCCATCTTTCGGGCGGCCAACGCCAGCGCGCCTTAATCGCGCGGCTGCTCGTACAGGATGCGGACGTGCTGCTTCTGGACGAGCCCATGAACAGCCTCGATGAAGCCAGTCAGCTGCGTTTACTGGAGCTTCTCGGAGAGCTGAATGCCGCCGGCAAGACCGTGATTTGCATTTTACATGACGAAAAGCTCGCCGCGCGCTTCTTCCCGCTCACGCTCTTGATGCAAGCCCGGTCGTCGGAAAAAACCTCTCCGACCGAGGTGCGCGCATGA
- a CDS encoding metal ABC transporter permease, giving the protein MIELFFTPFTELDFMARALIASIAIAIVGAPVGVLLMFRRLSLVGDALGHALLPGAAFGYLMWGLYFPALFFGGLIAGFTVAGLASLVAQISPQKEESSLASMYLLSIAAGVVLVSRSGSSVDLMHLLFGSVLALDETTLYMVLGASLVTLLLWAFLGRLLLFEALDAAHLERLGYPVRWIHFLFLFIVVLTLVTGFQALGTLMALGLVLLPSAAARFCVDSLPKQVGFAVAFGILGSYCGLLTSFHFNWPSGPAIVLSCGAIYLAALVFGPAHGLWARLRKPRHRPHPGITIRTGVVVARDEVKS; this is encoded by the coding sequence ATGATCGAGCTTTTCTTCACTCCTTTTACCGAACTCGATTTCATGGCCCGGGCGCTCATCGCCTCGATCGCGATCGCGATCGTCGGCGCACCGGTGGGGGTGCTCCTCATGTTCCGCCGCCTCTCGCTGGTCGGCGACGCCCTCGGACACGCCCTGCTGCCGGGAGCCGCGTTCGGCTACCTGATGTGGGGACTCTATTTTCCGGCGCTCTTCTTCGGCGGCTTGATCGCGGGTTTTACGGTCGCGGGACTCGCGAGCCTCGTCGCGCAAATCTCCCCCCAGAAGGAAGAAAGTTCGCTCGCCTCGATGTACCTCCTTTCGATCGCCGCGGGAGTCGTTCTCGTCAGCCGGTCGGGAAGCTCCGTCGACCTCATGCACTTGTTGTTCGGTTCAGTGCTCGCCCTCGACGAAACGACGCTGTACATGGTCCTCGGCGCGAGCTTGGTGACCCTTCTCTTGTGGGCCTTCCTGGGCCGGCTTCTTCTTTTCGAAGCGCTCGATGCCGCGCACTTGGAGCGCCTCGGTTATCCGGTCCGGTGGATTCATTTCTTGTTTTTGTTCATCGTCGTCCTGACACTCGTCACGGGGTTTCAAGCCTTGGGAACCTTGATGGCCTTGGGTCTCGTGCTTCTACCTTCGGCCGCCGCACGCTTTTGCGTCGACTCCTTGCCAAAACAAGTCGGCTTCGCCGTCGCGTTTGGCATCCTCGGAAGTTACTGCGGGCTTCTGACTTCATTCCATTTCAATTGGCCGAGCGGGCCGGCGATCGTTCTCAGCTGCGGGGCGATCTATCTGGCCGCATTGGTCTTCGGCCCCGCGCACGGCTTGTGGGCACGTCTACGCAAACCACGCCACCGCCCCCACCCCGGGATCACGATCCGCACGGGCGTCGTCGTTGCGCGCGATGAGGTGAAGTCATGA
- a CDS encoding zinc ABC transporter substrate-binding protein — MKFVGSLLLLVLLAPVVRAAPIPVVTSFSILKNLVEEVGGDAVTVKSLIPAGADPHGFHPRPSDVLEIKKARLVFLSGWGLEPWAAQLWKSSKSTATLVEVSDGLKPLAAESGLDPAHLHGHDHDHDHHQHGPNDPHYWHDPARVRQVVAKIAAKLAEVEPTRTAEFNARAEKLNARILEIETATRTALAGLRLKDRVALSPHDGFKYMGDAFGVRFVSVMGVSTNEDLSAERLAGLQKMLKAGRIQVAFFERGHHERALRTALSQSQIPTETLDGDSLGEQTKTYVELLRSNTEKLVRAFAAAASSKVTP; from the coding sequence ATGAAGTTCGTTGGCTCATTGCTCCTTCTGGTCCTCCTCGCACCGGTCGTTCGGGCGGCCCCGATTCCCGTCGTGACGAGCTTCTCCATTTTGAAAAATCTGGTCGAAGAAGTGGGCGGCGACGCCGTCACGGTCAAAAGCCTGATTCCCGCCGGCGCCGATCCGCACGGTTTTCATCCACGCCCCTCCGACGTTCTCGAGATCAAAAAAGCGCGTCTCGTTTTTTTGAGCGGCTGGGGGCTTGAGCCCTGGGCCGCCCAACTTTGGAAGTCCTCCAAATCGACCGCGACTTTGGTGGAAGTCTCGGACGGATTGAAACCGCTTGCCGCCGAGTCGGGCTTGGACCCCGCGCATCTCCATGGCCATGATCACGACCATGACCATCATCAACACGGCCCCAATGATCCGCACTACTGGCACGATCCCGCGCGCGTCCGCCAAGTCGTCGCGAAGATCGCCGCCAAGTTGGCCGAGGTCGAACCCACGCGCACGGCAGAGTTCAACGCCCGCGCCGAGAAACTCAACGCCCGGATTCTCGAAATCGAAACAGCCACGCGCACGGCCCTTGCGGGTCTTCGTCTGAAAGACCGCGTCGCCCTGTCGCCGCACGACGGCTTCAAGTATATGGGCGATGCTTTCGGCGTGCGCTTCGTCTCGGTCATGGGCGTTTCGACGAATGAGGACCTGAGCGCCGAGCGACTGGCGGGACTGCAGAAGATGCTGAAAGCCGGCCGCATTCAGGTCGCCTTCTTCGAACGGGGGCATCACGAGCGAGCGTTGCGGACCGCCCTTTCGCAAAGCCAAATCCCCACGGAAACTCTCGACGGGGATTCGCTGGGCGAGCAAACGAAAACCTATGTCGAACTTCTCAGATCGAACACCGAAAAACTCGTGCGCGCTTTCGCGGCCGCGGCCTCTTCCAAGGTGACTCCATGA
- a CDS encoding transcriptional repressor translates to MSAQVSCAARRELRAEELLKKSGLKVTDIRMGLLTLLHSGRHPQSAEDLYSQLPALLKKLGSRKSADLVTVYRNLKSFLDAGLIQATELGTGRKLYEWLDQSHHHHHVVCRDCGRVDVLEICGLDQHFKDIRKLGYGDLTHRLEFFGVCATCQEKRVRESLGSARITELPTALPQRGPTRA, encoded by the coding sequence ATGAGCGCGCAGGTCAGCTGCGCCGCCCGCCGTGAGCTGCGCGCCGAAGAACTGCTTAAGAAATCGGGCCTGAAGGTCACCGACATTCGTATGGGGTTATTGACCCTTTTGCATTCAGGTCGACACCCCCAATCGGCGGAAGATCTCTATTCACAACTCCCGGCCTTGTTGAAGAAACTCGGCTCGCGCAAAAGCGCGGACTTAGTCACGGTCTACCGCAACCTGAAGAGCTTTCTGGACGCCGGATTAATTCAAGCCACCGAGCTCGGCACGGGACGCAAACTTTACGAGTGGCTTGATCAAAGTCATCATCACCATCATGTCGTCTGCCGCGATTGCGGGCGTGTCGACGTTCTCGAGATCTGTGGCCTAGATCAGCACTTCAAAGACATCCGCAAGTTGGGTTATGGCGACCTGACTCACCGCCTGGAATTTTTCGGCGTCTGCGCGACTTGCCAAGAGAAGCGCGTGCGCGAGTCCCTCGGGTCGGCACGGATCACCGAGCTTCCGACGGCACTGCCGCAACGCGGACCCACGCGCGCGTGA
- a CDS encoding DUF2796 domain-containing protein produces MKLQSLLLGSALVLGLSAGAHDHKHEKGHSHGKHVHGEGRMDVAFEALKGEIDFKISADVVLGSENAPKGAKAKAEEKMKLDNLVAKFKESVKFEGATCTWNKVEVDVDRHKVGKVEHAEIEVEADVTCDKSLKGGKFVVDLRAHYPSLNKIEVQIVTPELQKGGVIDAKTNSIDLN; encoded by the coding sequence ATGAAACTGCAATCACTTCTCTTAGGTAGCGCACTGGTTCTCGGCCTGTCGGCGGGCGCGCACGATCACAAACATGAAAAGGGTCACAGCCACGGCAAACACGTTCACGGCGAAGGCCGCATGGATGTCGCGTTCGAAGCGCTGAAAGGCGAGATCGACTTCAAGATCAGCGCGGACGTCGTGCTCGGTTCCGAGAACGCGCCGAAAGGCGCGAAAGCGAAAGCCGAAGAAAAAATGAAGCTCGACAACTTGGTCGCCAAGTTCAAAGAGAGCGTGAAATTCGAAGGCGCGACTTGCACGTGGAATAAAGTCGAAGTCGACGTCGACCGCCACAAAGTCGGCAAAGTCGAGCACGCCGAAATCGAAGTCGAAGCGGACGTCACCTGCGACAAGTCGCTCAAGGGCGGAAAGTTCGTCGTGGATTTACGCGCGCACTATCCATCGCTCAACAAAATCGAAGTCCAAATCGTCACGCCCGAGCTGCAAAAGGGTGGCGTGATCGACGCGAAGACCAACTCCATCGACCTGAATTAA
- a CDS encoding NUDIX hydrolase — protein sequence MRQAVRAILIHDSQRGLFVQHDERQVLDRGKWGTPGGGIEPGEDHRSALLRELGEEFGATFAAGLTIGPHLRTNERPDRVDHFYAVWFAGGAEGVRITAPDEILDYGWFTPDEADRLVLFFGFEAELCRQACALASSRASGDVGRDR from the coding sequence ATGAGACAGGCCGTACGCGCGATTCTTATTCATGACTCCCAACGGGGCCTCTTCGTTCAACACGACGAGCGTCAGGTCCTCGATCGCGGGAAGTGGGGCACGCCCGGTGGCGGCATCGAGCCGGGCGAGGACCATCGGTCCGCCCTTTTACGCGAACTCGGCGAAGAGTTCGGCGCGACGTTCGCGGCCGGGTTGACCATCGGTCCGCATTTACGCACGAATGAGCGCCCGGACCGTGTCGATCACTTCTATGCGGTTTGGTTCGCGGGCGGCGCTGAAGGTGTCCGGATCACGGCGCCGGATGAAATTCTCGATTACGGTTGGTTTACGCCGGATGAGGCGGATCGCCTCGTACTGTTCTTCGGATTTGAGGCCGAATTGTGTCGGCAGGCCTGCGCGCTCGCGTCGTCTCGGGCGTCGGGGGACGTCGGGCGGGACCGATAG
- a CDS encoding response regulator transcription factor: MEHITNMKKRVLLIDDEVVLLSVLERSLSSDFEVKTASSGLEALSLCQQNRFDILVMDVNMPENDGFQTLSRIRTLDHYKKVPVLFLSGRGEIDSKLLAFDLGARDYMLKPVHTKELKARIKVHLDKAAATEVAEDTIIEGPMVRFHVGENRVFLKETSTFVDLTKIECGILRILMENPEKVISREKLLETVWGDELNVLQRTVDAHIKKIRKKLGVVSDLIESIHGVGYRYTPQIRLKVSA; this comes from the coding sequence ATGGAACACATCACAAATATGAAAAAGCGGGTTCTGTTGATTGATGACGAGGTCGTCCTTCTGTCGGTGCTGGAGCGCTCGCTCAGCTCGGACTTCGAAGTGAAGACCGCTAGCTCGGGCCTGGAGGCGCTGTCCTTGTGTCAGCAGAACCGGTTCGACATCCTGGTCATGGACGTGAACATGCCCGAAAATGACGGCTTCCAGACGCTGTCTCGAATTCGGACACTGGACCACTACAAAAAGGTCCCGGTGCTGTTCTTGTCCGGTCGAGGCGAGATCGACTCGAAGCTCCTGGCCTTCGACTTGGGCGCCCGCGACTATATGTTGAAGCCCGTCCATACGAAAGAGCTCAAAGCGCGCATCAAGGTCCATCTCGATAAGGCCGCGGCGACCGAAGTCGCCGAGGACACCATCATCGAAGGACCGATGGTCCGCTTCCACGTGGGCGAGAACCGCGTGTTCCTGAAAGAGACTTCGACTTTTGTTGATCTCACGAAAATTGAGTGCGGCATCTTGCGCATTTTGATGGAGAACCCCGAGAAGGTGATCTCGCGCGAAAAGCTGCTCGAGACCGTTTGGGGCGATGAGCTGAACGTTCTGCAGCGGACGGTCGATGCCCACATCAAAAAGATCCGCAAGAAACTCGGCGTGGTCTCGGATCTGATCGAGTCGATCCACGGCGTAGGCTATCGCTATACTCCGCAAATCCGCCTGAAGGTCTCGGCGTAA
- a CDS encoding TldD/PmbA family protein: protein MSQQQNITQVFSDLTAKAKAAQAQVEMTVSEGDKFSATYQDRKLKKYSSDQTASAVVRVLKGSGVGIATTENLSAESLAECFAAALQSAKDLDQGGEPEDLVAPAASYPDVKLFVSDYEEVPIAERLKWAESLEQEALDLDQRVSNVPYSGVTLSSGKTRLLNSKGLDRSYQSSGISGYSYALAKEGDKSKSGYHSFFRREAKDLPLKETAHEGATRALDLLSAVQPKTGQVPAVLTNDVAAQLLSILGHHLSAKSIDENTSMLKDKKGSAVLSPVLNIADNPLASELPGSRPFDAEGTPSQQTALFKDGILENYLTNSFYARKLGLPSTGNAVRGRAGMDIAPSNLVVAPGTKTFEELVNMAPEVVVITEESGFHSGMKEMTGDFSLPAYGALYRNGKKVQSLEQFVISGNVFELMKSVTAASNRLNENGGSVVAPDLFVPALSIAGESKEN from the coding sequence ATGAGCCAACAGCAAAACATCACTCAAGTGTTCAGCGATCTGACAGCGAAAGCGAAGGCGGCCCAAGCGCAAGTCGAGATGACGGTCAGCGAGGGCGACAAGTTCTCGGCGACGTATCAAGATCGTAAACTTAAGAAGTACTCCTCGGACCAGACGGCCAGCGCGGTCGTCCGGGTGTTGAAAGGTTCGGGCGTGGGCATCGCGACGACCGAGAATCTGTCGGCCGAGTCTCTCGCGGAGTGTTTCGCGGCGGCCCTTCAGTCGGCGAAGGATCTTGATCAAGGCGGCGAGCCGGAGGATCTCGTGGCTCCCGCCGCGAGTTATCCCGACGTGAAACTCTTCGTCTCGGATTATGAAGAGGTGCCGATCGCGGAGCGCCTGAAGTGGGCCGAGTCTCTCGAGCAAGAGGCGCTCGATCTGGATCAGCGGGTTTCGAATGTGCCCTATTCGGGCGTGACGCTTTCAAGCGGCAAGACGCGGCTTTTGAATTCGAAGGGGCTGGATCGCAGTTACCAGTCGAGCGGGATTTCGGGCTACTCCTACGCGCTGGCGAAAGAGGGCGACAAGTCGAAGTCGGGCTACCATAGCTTCTTCCGTCGTGAGGCGAAGGATCTTCCGCTGAAAGAGACCGCCCACGAAGGGGCGACCCGCGCGTTGGATCTTTTGAGCGCGGTCCAGCCCAAAACCGGTCAAGTGCCGGCGGTGCTGACGAACGACGTGGCGGCGCAGTTGCTTTCGATTTTGGGACATCACTTGTCCGCGAAGTCGATCGACGAGAACACGAGCATGCTCAAGGACAAGAAAGGGAGCGCGGTTCTTTCGCCGGTGCTGAACATCGCCGATAATCCGCTCGCTTCCGAACTGCCGGGCTCGCGTCCGTTCGACGCGGAGGGGACGCCTTCGCAGCAGACCGCGCTCTTTAAAGACGGCATCCTGGAAAACTATCTGACGAACTCCTTCTACGCGCGCAAGTTGGGGCTGCCCTCGACGGGAAATGCGGTTCGCGGTCGGGCGGGGATGGATATCGCCCCTTCGAACCTCGTGGTCGCTCCCGGTACGAAGACCTTTGAAGAGCTCGTCAACATGGCTCCGGAAGTCGTGGTCATCACGGAAGAGTCGGGATTTCATTCCGGTATGAAGGAGATGACCGGTGATTTCTCGCTGCCGGCTTACGGCGCGCTTTACCGCAACGGCAAGAAGGTGCAGTCGCTCGAGCAGTTCGTGATTTCCGGGAATGTGTTCGAACTCATGAAGTCCGTGACGGCGGCCTCGAACCGTTTGAATGAAAACGGCGGTTCCGTGGTGGCGCCCGATCTGTTCGTTCCCGCTTTGTCGATCGCGGGCGAATCCAAAGAGAATTAG
- a CDS encoding TldD/PmbA family protein yields the protein MLSMIDGKPKGATVGRQYGAGVRVHFGLEEIHVTTNDLTEAGLVKAAKKAAQARPEGERKVTPVKLGDAPAKPFDYMAHGDLAQVADRQEKFQFMRGLDTAARKRSSLVTQTEPLMLEKMQEVQIANSFGVYVTDKRTNYRVFLEVFVDDQGQKESYHKNEWSVDNPSFFKAMDGQKWAEQTTDSALTLLKADFAPAGELPVVIDNGFGGVIFHEACGHGLETTSVAHNASVFCGKLGEKVADSCVTAIDDGTIAGGWGSLSYDDEGRPVQKTTLIENGILKSYMVDQLGAKKTGLEVTGSGRKQNYKFTPTSRMRNTFIAPGTSSLDEMIRDVDYGIYAKDMGGGSVSPGTGDFNFSIQEAYLIKNGKIATPIKGASLIGRGIDALGKITKVGSELKLSAGMCGSVSGSIPAAVGQPPLLVSKILVGGRA from the coding sequence ATGCTGTCGATGATCGACGGTAAACCCAAAGGTGCGACGGTCGGTCGTCAGTATGGTGCGGGGGTGCGCGTGCACTTCGGCCTGGAAGAGATCCACGTGACCACGAACGATCTGACCGAAGCGGGGCTCGTGAAGGCGGCGAAAAAAGCCGCGCAAGCCCGTCCCGAGGGAGAGCGGAAAGTCACGCCCGTGAAACTCGGCGACGCTCCGGCAAAGCCTTTCGATTACATGGCCCACGGGGATCTGGCGCAAGTCGCCGACCGCCAAGAGAAGTTCCAGTTCATGCGCGGTCTGGACACCGCGGCCCGCAAGCGCTCCAGCCTGGTGACGCAGACGGAGCCCCTCATGCTCGAAAAAATGCAAGAGGTGCAGATCGCCAACTCCTTTGGCGTTTACGTGACGGACAAGCGCACGAACTACCGGGTGTTCCTTGAGGTCTTCGTCGATGATCAAGGGCAGAAAGAGAGCTACCACAAAAACGAATGGTCGGTGGACAACCCCTCGTTCTTCAAAGCGATGGATGGTCAGAAGTGGGCCGAGCAGACGACGGACTCCGCGCTGACGCTCTTGAAGGCCGACTTCGCGCCGGCGGGCGAGCTTCCGGTCGTGATCGATAACGGCTTCGGCGGCGTGATCTTCCACGAAGCTTGCGGCCACGGTCTGGAGACGACATCGGTGGCGCACAATGCGTCGGTCTTTTGCGGGAAGCTCGGCGAAAAGGTCGCCGACAGCTGCGTGACCGCGATCGACGACGGCACGATCGCCGGGGGCTGGGGTTCGCTCAGCTACGACGACGAAGGTCGTCCGGTGCAAAAAACGACGCTCATCGAAAACGGCATCTTGAAGTCCTACATGGTGGACCAGCTCGGCGCGAAGAAGACCGGGTTGGAAGTCACCGGTTCGGGCCGTAAACAGAACTACAAATTCACGCCCACCTCGCGGATGCGGAACACCTTCATCGCGCCCGGTACGAGCTCGCTCGATGAAATGATCCGTGACGTCGACTACGGCATCTACGCGAAAGATATGGGTGGGGGTTCGGTTTCGCCGGGAACGGGCGATTTCAACTTCTCGATTCAGGAAGCTTATCTGATTAAGAACGGTAAGATCGCGACGCCGATCAAAGGGGCAAGCCTGATCGGTCGCGGGATCGATGCGCTCGGCAAGATCACGAAAGTCGGCAGCGAGCTGAAATTGTCGGCGGGTATGTGCGGATCGGTCAGCGGTTCGATTCCCGCGGCCGTGGGGCAACCGCCGCTTCTGGTTTCGAAGATTCTGGTGGGAGGTCGCGCATGA
- a CDS encoding Hpt domain-containing protein — protein sequence MLTKHTQLKYLNRRLDEMASLEDLLEQKNFPEASRLARLVRGSAPSLRFEGLAELAARLENACRFAPEPVRGHETRAAFVRYRQLAGDLRDSF from the coding sequence ATGCTGACGAAACACACGCAACTCAAATATCTGAACCGCCGCCTCGACGAAATGGCGAGCCTTGAGGACCTGCTCGAGCAAAAAAATTTCCCGGAGGCTTCGCGTTTAGCCCGATTGGTCCGCGGGAGCGCGCCTTCGCTCCGTTTCGAAGGCCTGGCCGAGCTGGCCGCCCGCTTGGAAAACGCCTGCCGATTCGCGCCCGAGCCCGTGCGCGGTCACGAAACCCGCGCCGCCTTCGTTCGCTATCGGCAACTCGCCGGAGACCTAAGGGATTCGTTCTAA
- a CDS encoding response regulator: MTTPAPLQLLLLEDSEADVLLIQRQFVKQGVACEWRLAESAEQFREALAQGAVDAVISDMLIPGFGAETALEILATRPGPNPPLVVISGLIGEEVAVEMMKAGAKDFLVKSNLKRLVSVVLRAIREARLERIEEQSRRQAERAVRDRERLLEIVSHDLKNPLGAMTLNLQLLGENLGTRTEGDRNHVLLERIRKSVVRVDRLIRDVLDQAKIEAGKFVISPHRTSVHELMADLHDVFAPIAQSRDVSLHFDVRLQSDEQTFDGERIHQVLSNLISNAIKFTAVGSDVQIVASENERGLRFAVADEGPGIPEPERELVFTKFWQAPDRQKFGTGLGLSIAREIVRGHEGEIGVSSPPGKGSEFWFEIPHLPEETSLESVAELGPDQKLTILLLEDDEDLREVMDETLRNDRTEVTSMAFGAQAMEALQQGLKPQLLIVDHDLPGMTGGEFLRRAFAQNLIPKDARVVLTSAHPDLKDRAVALGLTLTLQKPFTLRRLVDQVESWRRPRVAPLQILGAPEAPVLERIP; encoded by the coding sequence GTGACGACCCCCGCACCGCTGCAACTTCTTTTATTGGAAGATTCCGAAGCGGACGTGCTTTTGATTCAACGTCAATTCGTGAAACAAGGGGTCGCCTGCGAATGGCGACTTGCCGAAAGTGCCGAGCAGTTTCGCGAAGCGCTCGCTCAGGGGGCGGTCGACGCCGTGATCAGCGATATGTTGATCCCGGGTTTTGGCGCTGAAACGGCGCTCGAAATTTTGGCGACCCGGCCGGGGCCGAATCCGCCGCTCGTCGTGATTTCGGGGCTGATTGGCGAAGAGGTCGCGGTCGAAATGATGAAGGCCGGCGCGAAAGACTTTTTGGTCAAATCGAATCTGAAACGCCTGGTTTCGGTCGTCCTCCGCGCGATCCGTGAGGCCCGCTTAGAACGCATCGAAGAGCAGAGTCGCCGTCAGGCCGAGCGGGCCGTGCGCGACCGGGAACGGCTTTTAGAGATCGTGTCGCATGATCTGAAAAACCCGCTCGGCGCGATGACGCTGAATTTGCAGCTCCTGGGTGAAAACCTGGGGACCCGTACCGAGGGGGATCGCAATCATGTTTTGCTCGAACGTATCCGTAAATCCGTCGTCCGTGTGGATCGGCTGATTCGGGATGTGTTGGATCAAGCCAAGATCGAGGCCGGGAAATTCGTCATTTCCCCTCATCGCACATCCGTGCATGAGTTGATGGCCGATCTGCACGACGTCTTCGCGCCGATTGCGCAAAGCCGTGACGTGAGTCTTCACTTCGATGTGCGTTTGCAGTCGGACGAGCAGACTTTCGACGGTGAGAGGATTCACCAAGTTCTTTCCAATCTGATTTCGAACGCGATCAAGTTCACGGCCGTCGGTTCGGATGTGCAGATCGTCGCCTCGGAAAACGAGCGTGGTTTGCGCTTCGCGGTCGCCGACGAGGGGCCCGGGATTCCCGAGCCCGAGCGTGAACTGGTTTTCACTAAATTCTGGCAGGCTCCGGACCGGCAAAAATTCGGGACCGGCTTGGGGCTTTCGATCGCGCGGGAAATCGTGCGCGGACATGAGGGCGAGATCGGCGTGTCGTCCCCGCCCGGCAAGGGGAGCGAGTTCTGGTTCGAGATTCCCCACTTGCCGGAAGAGACCAGTCTTGAATCCGTGGCCGAGCTGGGGCCCGATCAGAAGCTGACGATTCTGCTGCTGGAAGACGACGAAGATCTGCGTGAGGTGATGGACGAAACCTTGCGCAATGACCGCACGGAAGTCACGAGCATGGCCTTCGGCGCCCAGGCGATGGAAGCCCTTCAGCAGGGGCTGAAGCCGCAGCTGTTGATCGTGGATCACGATCTGCCAGGGATGACGGGCGGAGAGTTTTTGCGCCGGGCTTTCGCGCAGAACTTGATCCCGAAAGACGCGCGGGTGGTTTTGACTTCGGCGCATCCGGATTTGAAGGATCGCGCGGTCGCATTGGGGCTGACGCTCACCTTGCAGAAACCTTTCACTTTGCGTCGCTTGGTGGATCAGGTCGAAAGTTGGCGCCGCCCGCGCGTGGCGCCGTTACAGATTTTGGGTGCGCCGGAAGCTCCGGTTTTAGAACGAATCCCTTAG
- a CDS encoding response regulator, translating to MLRPILLVEDNEQDELLTLRALRKNNVANDVHVARDGAEALAYLGLAVGGADLSETPPALPQIVLLDLKLPKIDGLEVLKEIRTNPRTQVLPVVILTTSKEERDIAKGYALGANSYVRKPVDFDTFIEAIRQLGLYWLILNEGPADTIQNLEPAAPSRPARFNPEAEP from the coding sequence ATGTTGAGACCAATTCTCTTGGTGGAGGACAACGAGCAGGATGAGCTCCTGACCCTCCGGGCTCTGCGAAAGAACAATGTCGCCAATGACGTCCACGTCGCGAGAGACGGCGCCGAGGCCTTGGCCTATCTGGGGTTAGCCGTCGGGGGTGCGGATCTGTCCGAGACTCCACCGGCGCTGCCGCAGATCGTGCTTTTGGACCTGAAGTTACCGAAGATCGATGGCCTTGAGGTCTTAAAGGAAATTCGGACGAACCCGCGCACGCAGGTCCTTCCGGTCGTCATCCTGACGACTTCGAAAGAAGAGCGCGACATCGCCAAGGGTTACGCTCTGGGCGCGAACTCGTATGTGCGCAAGCCCGTCGACTTCGATACGTTCATCGAGGCGATCCGTCAGCTGGGTTTGTACTGGCTGATTCTGAACGAAGGCCCGGCGGACACGATTCAAAATCTCGAGCCCGCGGCGCCGTCGCGGCCCGCGCGTTTCAACCCCGAGGCCGAACCGTGA